Part of the Branchiostoma floridae strain S238N-H82 chromosome 11, Bfl_VNyyK, whole genome shotgun sequence genome, AAGTCAATGAATCAAAATTTCGCGCAGCAGTCTtcatatatattgtattttaacGTTATAGTTGAAAACTATATAATTTTACACATAGGCATGCATAGATGTATGATACAGTTCTCTAGAAGTGCCTTCAGAAAGAAATCAGATAAAGAGTGTTCTTGCTATTTTACCTCACATTGTGGCACTTTTTCCTtaaagttgtgtgtgtgtgtacatagtATGTCATCTGAATAGTATGTATTTCTTGAACAACTTAGCTGTCTATGTTATTATAAGTTTTGCTTTATTGTGTACTTGGTGTTGTGTGTTTCTTAGCTCTTGCCAATAGCATTTGTATACCTTAAGACATAAAGTAGCGAAAATATAATTGAGTGTTTCAAATCGATCCATCCATTTCGTTAGATCTTTAGTGAGGCTTGGGTATGTTGTCACCAATATCATTGCCTGATATCAACAGTGCACTGGCAGAAATTTTATGCATATTTGTAGCAACTCAAACAAGAACATCGATTTGGAATTTACTAAACATAagtggtctgtgtgtttgctTTAAGCTTTTGGAGTGATAAATTGTAAGAAAATGGTGCATTAAGTCATATAGCAGACATTAGAGTAGTGATTCTATTTTTTAACTGTGGGGAATATAGTCTTTAGGCCAAGGAAaaagaatgttgtgtttctggctATCTGGCCTACCCTTGCAAAAGCCTTCTGACCCTAGCCTTATTTTGGGTGGAGTGCTGGCAAGGGACATGAAATTTTAAATCTAACATCTTGGAGATGAAAGCGACACACAATCGTTTGCTAATCATGTTAACATTTCCTTTCAATAGAAAATTGATTAACAGACCCactaaacctacatgtaggtcttaTGTTGACTTAAAGCATATGTATATCTATGATGTGATTGAACTGatgcatttcaattttatttttggatgtactgtaaatgtatctaagtttgcagggatttaatttcgtggtagcgggaaaaagaactttttgcggtggttttaagtttgcggtagcaccacaCAGTTgtctctaactgccatggaaaaatgtttgcggtggttttaagttcgcagtgaagtggccaacgcaaaaaacgcgaacattaagccaccgcgaaagtttctgcatttacagtacttcagcCAAAAAAAAGGGccctatttttttctggaccatcGTAAACAACATTTATTTTCCTATGCCTTATTAGTaacttgtttattttgtatGCACTGTAACTGTGTACCTGACTGAAAAGAATTTAGGATATTtctgttgatgtacatgtacatgacaatttgtactttgtacttgtGATGGCAGAAATGTGTGTAAGTCTGCATGTATTTAGAAATTGGATTGTATTTTTTCATGCTTACCCTTCTTTAGAGGTATTTTATCGTGCTGTAAATCAAAGTGTCAGCAAAGGGAGAAAAAATTTGGGCAAGCTGATGACCCAATATATTTACTCCTTGTGGCGCAATAAACCTGAGTCAGGTACATATGGGGTTACTGCTATTTTACTTGACGTGTAtgtttaaaagaaaatgtgtggcttaagctaagggcacaacccgccgcacatgcaatttgtccgtacgtttttaggacacgtccgccacatatttATTAATacattcaggctgtacagggcaggcgcatcacccgtactggcacgtacggggggcgaatccacaAGACGATGCAAACAAAgctttgcctgcacgtaaagttctatggcgtgtctgcgtgaTCCAAAATCCATTGGATTCCCTATGAGTTCAGGCGGAGGCGGTATTTACTAcgtacggatcccaaaagattgcccacgaaggcagcacgtatttgcacgtacggcaggctgtgcccttagctttatacTACCAGTagtggtcttttttttttttcttttttaaaaaaaaaacaaacagtagTGCAGTCAGGTTTGGACCAGGTTCAGATCCCAAGTATGGACCTGATTATAAGTGTCCGTTAAAATCGTTCAACAAGTGAGGGATGTCTTTCATGTTTGAACAATTGTAAGTGCTGTGGTCAGTGCACTAGGTGGACCACTCTATCAATCAACCAAACAGTGTCGCAGAATAGAACTGCTCGTGTTCTGACATTGGGATAAAGTAGTAATGAGGTATGATATCGTGTGTCATATTTTGGAGGGCAGGACATAAGCACAGATGTCTGCacatagcctggttaccaaaccccagcccgatctcaagtatctatcgtgcaggggtctggctggatgggataggaactcttctcaattttgtcccttatagtgggcaaaaaactccaccaataaaacaacacaggatcagcaagaggtaattacacccctgccatgattcgTTAAacacccccaactgtactttttgaatccataatagtgaccactaagtacctgattcgctactgtgatagcctgctgaccaactgtggtgtgttgtagctggctacctgtggtgagagtggtcatcaatcctaggttctcctccctttgatcaagggccttcgagaacctttctacagccatcctgccagaccccaacacaaaagatatattttgaggttggggtatggtatccaggctagtctacacaggatgtcatctataaaatttacttgctgcggcctaaTGTTCATTTAAAAGGCGGCTGAAAGGACAGACTTAGAAACCTTTTATTCCACAGGAAGGCAAAATTTAATGTGCTTCAGTTACAAGAAGATGATTACATTATAAGCCATACAGTGGATAAGATGACCTGGTATGGAAATCTCCAGTGGAATCTTCAGTAAACCTACATGCACAACATGCTTTTACAGCAAAACAAAATCACCAAATAACAGACATCCATTAATATAGTCATCTCACAAAAAATCAGGTTATGTGTAGAAATGGTCTTTTTACATTGTGAAGCTACAATTGTGAATGCCCGAATTTCCCAGTACACTCAAAGAAAAAACCAAAAGCTACCtgatatatatagatatgatGACAATAAAACAAGATGGCCTCTACCGTATTGTTACACTAAATAGCTTAATGCAGTTACCTTATAGCACGGACACATCAAATAATAACATCATTTTCCTGcacaaaaaaaagatatttcttACACCACTACCTATTTTAACCAGTAAATCCATTGGAAATATTCCCTTGTACAAGAGCATAccagataaaaaaagaaaaaacaacactttcccCAATCCCTATATCCTCCACAAATGAGTACGTCCCATAGAACAGTGAAGAGCATTGCTACACAACATCAGATGGTCAATACTCTGAACATTATCATTGACCAAATGATGGTTCAATGAGTTTTGCAGAACTTTCTGTGGTGTCTATTACATTTCCTTTGAGTCCATGACTTTGTTGCTTGTCTAAACGATACCGAATTCACGTGAACTTCTGACGACGCTGCCATTCTTGCAACATCGTCAGTATCCCTCTACAAAACCAGTTCTGAATTGCATAACTGCCAATTGTTCCAAGGTCTCAAAAAAAAACAGTGGCCATGTTGCAGTTGTGTACGCATGCTAAACCACCACATCATTCTGCAGCCAGTTTAAGGTTGTAGCACACTtctactagcctggtatccaaacctattatagctcccgagtctcctcCGGTATTTGCGAGAGAAAACAAAAGGAGACTCTGCAATTAAAATAGGCTTGGATACCAAGGCTACACTTCTCCATAGTACTTCATTCACCAGGTATTTTACTGCATGAGGTAAGGGCACAGACAACTAGAAGGTTAACTTCCAATTTTTTACCAATGTGCAAAATGGCTGAAGATCTAAATCTACATGCTCGTATGCTTCAAGCACTACAAGAGTTTGCGTCCAAGCGCGAGCATGACTATGTACAGAACCACCACGTTTCAGCTATACCAGACTGGCATGCTGTATAACACTAAAGAATATACTACTACCCCCATTCTAAAATCAGCTTGTGTACTCTCTTTGGTCAACTAAACCTGTAGCATACATTGTCGACTTAAAAGGTTGTTGGTGGCAAAGAGTGTGCATAACATAGAGTCCTGTCTAGGTTGTAATAGGCACGAGATGTGGGTAGCTTGTTGTCAGCTACATAGTATTATCCCTTTTTCTTAAAATCTTAAGCTTATGACATTAAGTAGCATAGCTGTAGCTACAAATGTTGATCGTTTGGAACAAGTCTGGACTCAATGAAGATTGTTACAGTACTACTAAACATCTTTAGAACAAACTCTCTAACTTAAACATTTGGAAACAGAAAGGTAGCCCTCCCATATGTTTGGGTACAGAGCCCAGTTGAAAGCTTATACCTTACAGAGGGCTTCTATGATACTTTTGGATATGACAAACTGATAATCTATGCTTGTGGCAAAGCCTCTCCCCTTCAGCCAGCCCAGATTTTTTTGGCGGCACCACATGGGCGGAGCACCTCTCTACAAGGGTTACTACAGTCACTGCACGTTCTGGTCTTGTGTGCCTGGTTGCTCTTGAGGCTTCATGACGTCGGGCAGCTCTGGAGGAGTTGACAGGGGTGCTACAAACAAATTCTCAAACTCTCCATCTGgtagaaaaaaagacagaaattgGTAAATAATAAAACATGTCATAACTCAGTGTTGATGATAATCTGATATCCAAGTCAATTCTTTCTATCTTAAAAGTTAACTTAAATAGACAGAAAATAGCTCATTCATGCTATGGCATAATTATCACAGACAGATTATCACTGTCAAGAAGTATCACTACTACTTTGTAAGTTAGACATGGAGCAatacatgcagggctcgaaattcacttttgggattaggtgcactggtgcacccagctttaaaaatcgggtgcaccaaaaaatttttgggtgcaccacttaaattcaaataataacctaataataaaacttagttacaattatcaaattcttaaacacgtaccatgacagacattcttattatctttctaacacttagatgtcaagaatatgatgatatgatgtatactagtatactttgatatctttacatacataaacgcaagaaaatatttgggtgcaccctgtgcacccacagaaaataattgggtgcacagctccaattttgggtgcacctgggtgaaCATGCacacagtatttcgagccctgacatgttATACATATTTGGAGTTTTCAGAAAAGATAAATGTATATCAGTCATGTGCACACTTCCTATCAGAAAAGTATTTGGATAAACACTGGAACCTGTGGTAGAGCTGCCCCCTGCTTTAAATCTTTCTCAGTCCTAATCTTTGCCAAAAagtccatgttgttgatttttattGTTAAATCGTTTATTCTAAGCCTTTTCACTATTTCTATCAACTTTATGGCAGAAACTTCAGATTTTTTCAGGAGGacgcagggataaacaagtccattagcccgattgtcccggccaagtaaaagtgctgttcgggcaagcagaagtgcttccccacttgcccaacgggcaagtaagaatttccagttcaaattaccactgagtgtgacagcacatggggctgaatgcctgcctatattgaccatgtcatttttaagccagtagagacattgattttgttgttgttgctgtcctcGTTTAatgtctattatttcgctagaggGGGTCTcttaacaaaagtgaaaatttatgaaagtgaaaacacatagaaaaatgtaatttaaatttcgggcaagtgaaaatttggttcgggcaagtaaattttttatgtacttgcccgataggacaagtgaatttttgaaactTGTCCACCCTGGGACGTGGAGAAATTTTTGTGCTTCAATCCCACATTTCAGTCTCTGAATGGAGGGACGGGTTCTGTGGACAGCCTTGGCCTACAGCATGAACAAATCAACTGGCCATCAAGAAGTTTTCGTACCATCTTGCCGGAAGGCCAGTCCCACTGTAGCAGGTGACTGAGCCTTTGCTGACTGACTAGTGAAGCCGCAGTCCCCCAGCGTCTTGTTGTCCTCCAGGATTACATCATCCTTGTACAGCCGCTGGTCCTCTGGGGGCTTCTTCATGATGCCCTCGATTATCTTCTTAAGTTCAAACACTGTGGTGGACTCCTTGGCATCCGTGAATATGGATGACTTGTGACGCCGgatccacagaaacacatcCTGTAGGTGGATATAAAGGatttcagcaaattttcattgCCTCTGTGTACAGAGGGACAGAGATGTTTGAAGGGAGAGAGTGGACCAGGTCCAGGGACCCCAGGCAactcgatgatgatgatgacaatgatgtgTTCAGGGCTTTAGTGTCTAGATGTTTGTAGTCTTGTGTGCACATAATCATTGCACATAATAAACTGTCAGTGAAGTGGTAGAAAGTGAGTGGGAGATGGTGTCACCACAAATGTCAGACTTGCTTGAGTGACAGGAAAtagagttcagaggtggtaAAATTAGTTGTTTAGAAGACATCTTGCAGCTTAATCTCCAAACTTCTGATGAAACCCACAAGACAGCAATAGCTGAGATCTATTATTAAAGCCTGATATTGACTGTACCTTATCCAACCTTTTCAACATAGAAAACAATGAAAGACAACCGAATAGTAAAAGTGCAAGTGAGTGTGATTCATTCTAATCTGATGAGAAATCGTagtttaaatgttttctttcaccAACATAATTCTGTTATCTGCTTGAATTGCTAAGTTTTGAAGTACCTTATCAATATATGAGAAGCAGTTCTTTGTCTACCATTAGACAATTCTGCTGTATTTTCCAAATATTTATGTAAAGTTATCTCATGCCAAAGAGAGAAAGACACACCCTCCAGTTCACACCCTTTGCTCTTACATAATAATGAGATGAGTCTTCAatatttttagacatttttaaCAAAAAACTTCTTTTACCATACCCTGTATACCTAATAATACCATGAAACAATGCCATCACACAATAAAGACATACACTCTTATTCTTCAAATACGGTGCCCACTAATTACATCAATTTGATTTGCTGTACAAAATGAAGAAGATATTGTCCATGTGACAAACTTGATGCCTGTATGCAGTGGTATATCATATACGCAGCTGTTGCCTCCCCACATTGCCCAATATTTATAAGTCTATGACTAACAGCTGACCAAACTGGGCATGTGAAAGAATTGGCACTTTCTTCCAGTCGTGTGACAAATATGGCTAACAACTGGGAAAATAACTGTCAGTCAGGCTTGGATCAAATACCACAAAAAGTAGTATTTTTTCTCTTTCTAAAATAATGATTCTTTGAAACCTATACCTTTAGTATACCTATGATCTAACTACTAGTACCTAGTCCTACCTAGAGAATATAGACATGCTCAAAAATCACCATGATTGCAGACATTAAAGGGAAAGACAAGACCTCAGTCCTCTTGCAACAATATGCTGATTGATCAGATTCACAAAATATAATGGTGACCTTCACCTAAATCTAAATACTCTGTTCATAACATAACGAGCAAAGAAATAGAACTTACAACTGCAATATGTAGCATCGCACCACTAGGCATTCATGAACAAAACTTTGGGCAACGCTACTCTTTTCCCAAACGTTTAGTATACAATTTACCACAGACCAATATAATTTCTAGGCCACATGTGGTTGGCGACAGTACTACGGCACTGCCCACCACGTGGGCTCTGCAAAATCAATCAAATACTGGGTGGCGACAAGCCCTGCCTACATTCCCAGTCATAATCTATCAGAGTACGCCTGCATATGAGACTAAAAATATTCACATCCATTGTACAACATTTATGTGTTTTCAAGATGTTTATGCTGTCTTGTTATATAAGGGGTAAAAATCCTTCTATGGGAATCTAAATATAGGTGCAGACTGAATGAATTTTTACAGCAGGGGCTATTGATGTAGCAGACCGACAGCGTGACAGATATATCCACCCATGTGCCACATAGGGACCATGTTCAAGAATGGATGGAatttttcaaacatgttcatcgcccccctcccccttcccatCAGCTAGACTCGACCATGCCGAAAACACAAACCGGCTTTAATGTCTATTATTCATCAAAATTTAACGGTTTTTAAAATTTAGCACaccataggaaagaatgctTATGTGAAAACGATAAAACTGGGTTTTGGAAACGATTATTACACCGAGATTTTGAGCGCCGTAGCTGACCGTTTATTATAAGGCGTCGACTTACCACATCAAACTTCCCAAAAACGGCACCGGACAACCCTGTAACTAAGGAGCTTTTCCACAGTTTCTAATTTACCAGTTCTGAACAGACTTAAGCCCCGACATCTTTGAAGCCTCTACATGGAACTTCTGTCGTGAAAAGTCCAAACATGCCCCGGAATTAGAGGAAAATACGGAGAAGAACAGGACCCATTCACTTACCATGCCTACAGCCGAGGGAAATGGACACCGAATGCCGAACTCTCGCTGGAGCCGACGAGATCTCGCGAGGTTTGACCGCGAGATTTGACGGGatgttcacctttgacccctcaTTGCGTCTCATTGCGTCATCGAAGTGATCACTCCAAGTTGTGTTGGCACACGTGTTTATGTTTGTCAGCCTTTGGAGTACGGGCGTTTCTTTACTGTGGTCAAGTCGATCTGCGTGCAAAAGGTAAGGTAGTTAAAGTTGTAGAGATGCTGTTCCAGTTTCTAAACATGCGATCTAAACACAGATTCACggacctgtaacgttacatcatagACGTTGGCGGGTCTTGCCTCACTAGCTAGCAGTAAGCTGTCTACCTTTCAATTGTGATCTGTATCTGAAGCCGTATTTCTTATGCAGGGGTGCTTTTTGAGAGTATACATAGCTAACAGGCAAACGTTTTCTTTAGCTCACAAATGTCAATCAAACGAAATTTTGCCGGAAAAAAGCGAATCCTCTCTTTGATAGATATGCACTGATCAGTTAGTAACTGATATCTCCATGATTGTTGGGCTTCTTGTCATACGtcaggcacttaggcaggtaccAGACACCAGGCGGTTCCCATATACGAGTAGGTGTTAATCCTCGTGGTAATTTCATACcaaccaatactgtaaatgcagaaaaattTCACAGTTTAGTTTCACgttttttgtggtggccacttcaccgcgaacacaAAACCACCGCAATCAGATTTATAATATCAATTGAATTATCCCTTCTCTTGTTTCAGCCCAAAATGGCGGGAAAGGGTAAGACTGTAGCGGTTGTGACGATACTAACCCTGGCCGACCTCGCAGCCAACACAGTCTTCTACATGAACGGTGCGGATGTGTACAAGTTCATGTACGGCATCAACTTCTTCAGCATCTTTACCTCCATGTTCGACACCTGGATACTGGGCGTACTCAGGGTGTGTCTGATGTTCGGAGCTGTGCTGTCCGTGCTGTGCAACGCCCGAGATGCTGTTCCAAGGATCAAGCTGTCCAGGTCGTGGGTCGGCGTGTACCCAGCCGCTGTCTTTGCGTACACAATCACCAAGCTGCTGCTCTATTCGGAAAAGGAAAAGGACATTCTGAACAAACTGTGGTTCTGGGCACAGTTTGGAGGGAGTCTTGTGGGATGTGTGGTATTCTACCTCAACTGGAGTTTACTATCAAACATCAAGACACAAGTACACTTAAGAAGTGTAAACAAGGAGGAAGGAACAGAGGAAGAAATAAGGGGCCTAGTCGGGGATGAACCAAATCGCAAAAAGATGAAGAGTAAAAATAAGAAAGTAAAAGAGGAAGATAGCAAGTCTGCTGTGTTGAAATTGATGTCCTACTCCAAACCCGACATAGCGTATCTCCTCACTGCAACAGCCTTCCTGTTAGGAGCTGCTGTCAGTAAGTACGAATtacatttttgtggtggttttattataTAAAGTTCATGTTGAGTAAATTTCCGCAATAACTcagtgaacattaaaccaccacaaaaatttcaacatttatgtatatatggTATGTGTATAAGGTATataatagaaaataacatttattCTATCAATCTATGTCTTATTTTCAGACTTACCGTTGAGGTCTTTTTGAAACAGTTCTGGTGCCATTAACATTAAACCATTGCAAATATTTCAACATTCACAGTAACATTTCTTTCAAGGCTGAGTACTATGCAAAATTTGAATGAACATACTTATTTCatcttcttgttcttgttcatcacaatcatatttttcatattACTATTACTAGTAGACTGTTGTGGAGGGCTAGCTTCATATTATCAGATGAGTGGATTTATATCATCTCAACAAACAATCTTACTCTTTCTCCAATCATACCATAGTTTGTATAGCATAACTAATAGGATAACTAATGactaatgattttttttctgttgttcctTGCAGGTGACATCTTTGAGCCTTACTACACGGGGCAGGTGATTGATGGGATAGCCATCGAGAAGTCTCAGGAGAAGTTCACACGAGCCATCGTCATCATGACCCTGCTGTCCATAGCAAGGTCAATCTTTACATGAAGTGCAGTATTGACGGTATTCTCTACGTAATAAATACTATCCCCTGGCTTCAGTCAGGGGTAGGGGTGGGCactaccggtacagaaaattcaggtccggtccaggtccagacgatcaggtccaggtccagacccgaaccggacctgattcagtatgtgagaacttctGAATGGATGATACTGaaaccaatggtccatttcaactcctactggcgttttaaaatcctacgaGGCTTACTGCCTTTGTaagattggctgtaaaacttggtagaaaaaACTACAAACTCTACactattgctattgttattttcctcgaccggtaagccccaaaacgcgtGAATACCTGATAATATAATCTGTTCAATTTCCTATAGGTCCAACATAcggtccaccaatttttttcaggtccggtttttccggaccagtccaataagaaaagaaacggttttgtactggtacactgtaccgatacccacctcTAGTCAGGGGAATAGTCATGGTTGGCAATTCTTATGGCTCCCGGTTGCCTAAGCTTTTTTTACGGCTATCCCTTGAGGGGAGGGAGCCAAAAGATACCCAAGCCCCTGCTATCCTCCtgacctaacctctgcttggagaatacaataTTAGGCTACAGCAAGGAAATGCTATGCATGAATTATGATTTTTGTTGCCCCGACAATACCCATTTAACTTTCTGTTCCTTGCTTTAATTTATGTATAATTGTCTACATTCTTCTACACAAAATCGAACTCGTGTCCTGTAACATGGCTTGGTATGAACCAAATATAGTTCATATGATGCGAGTTAAACTCTGCATAGAAGAATTATTACATTGCTTGATGTTTTACAGCTCAGTGTGCTCAGGTATGAGGGGTGGTCTGTTCTCTTTGTGCATGGCCAGGCTCAACATACGCCTACGCAACCTCCTCTTCAAGTCTGTCACTGAACAAGAGATAGGCTTCTTCGACAGTGTAAAAACAGGTAAATGACTAGCACTAGTcacattttaacttaaaatctaTGGTACGTGTATCTGCTTATGCTTAGATCCTTAGATCCTTAGATCCAGAGTGTTCATTACAATTAGAAACATCAAATTATCTTGATGTGGCTTTTTTCCAGGCGACATCACTTCTCGTTTGACCTCTGACACGTCCACCATGTCCGACATGCTGTCCCTAAACCTGAACATCTTCCTTCGGAGCTTCGTGAGGGGGGCAGGAACGCTTGTCTTCATGTTCAAGTTGTCATGGCAACTCACCATATTCACATTAGTGATAGttcctgttgttgctgttgtgtcCAAAATCTACGGAAAGTACTTTAAGGTAAGATTCACGCTGTGTAGAGATTGTTTATGGAAAATTTGAGTGACAGCTGTgtattgacaattttttttatgactaacagggctcgaaattctttTTTCTGCACTGGTGTAGGAAACATCATACTAacattgttgaggaaccattgctattttttcttttatttatacttttataggtggtaacagtcaatgtagcCAATAACAGGACATTTtataatgtataaaacccagtacacggaccagtgcaggtaatatacgtgcaggtagacaccagaaatacctgcacagctccaattcttagtaacctgcactaacctgcatatgcaggtggtatttcgagccttgacTATTAGGAACTCAtaggaatatatatatacagtcacgTAAGAATGATGCCTTAGACAACCAAATAAAGTCTTGAACTTTCCTTTGTGCAGAAATTATCCAAGGCAGTGCAGGACTCCCTCGCCAAAGCTAACGAGGTTGCGGAGGAGACCATCGCCTCTTTGAGGACAGTCCGCAGCTTTGCTCATGAGACCGGGGAGTGTGACAGATACAGGTACGTGAGAACCAGATATACAGGACTATACACTTTGGCCTAAGTATTGTTTGGGGTCAATTGTCTTGTAtctgtttttgtgtgtgcaaggCAGGAAAAATAGAGTTTAAAGACCTCAAGCCTCTGTAAACTATTTAGAGGTATGTCTGAT contains:
- the LOC118425258 gene encoding elongin-B-like, coding for MDVFLWIRRHKSSIFTDAKESTTVFELKKIIEGIMKKPPEDQRLYKDDVILEDNKTLGDCGFTSQSAKAQSPATVGLAFRQDDGEFENLFVAPLSTPPELPDVMKPQEQPGTQDQNVQ
- the LOC118425256 gene encoding ATP-binding cassette sub-family B member 9-like, encoding MAGKGKTVAVVTILTLADLAANTVFYMNGADVYKFMYGINFFSIFTSMFDTWILGVLRVCLMFGAVLSVLCNARDAVPRIKLSRSWVGVYPAAVFAYTITKLLLYSEKEKDILNKLWFWAQFGGSLVGCVVFYLNWSLLSNIKTQVHLRSVNKEEGTEEEIRGLVGDEPNRKKMKSKNKKVKEEDSKSAVLKLMSYSKPDIAYLLTATAFLLGAAVSDIFEPYYTGQVIDGIAIEKSQEKFTRAIVIMTLLSIASSVCSGMRGGLFSLCMARLNIRLRNLLFKSVTEQEIGFFDSVKTGDITSRLTSDTSTMSDMLSLNLNIFLRSFVRGAGTLVFMFKLSWQLTIFTLVIVPVVAVVSKIYGKYFKKLSKAVQDSLAKANEVAEETIASLRTVRSFAHETGECDRYREMLKSTYKLNLKEALAYGGYSMTTHILDLTMVVLTLYYGGHLVITNRLTGGNLVSFILYQMELGDAIESMGSVYTGLMQAVGASEKVFEYIDRKPEIQNNGLLAPDRLEGHIEFKDVSFAYPARKDIPVLKDVSFKVSPGEVVALVGPSGSGKSTCVNLLEHFYETMSGQVLLDGNPIMAYDHKFLHRMISLVGQEPVLFARSIKDNISYALDNCSLEEVQRVARQANAHQFITELPEGYETETGEKGMQLSGGQKQRVAIARALIRKPAVLLLDEATSALDAESEHLVQQAINNLHGHTVIVIAHRLSTVEKADRIIVIDKGTVVEQGRHGELMQQDGLYAKLVQRQLLGQDDKENNSEAEKDEIDKRPNSLYGSMKAGRVRLKSSSSDSGSDSDSSVSSVEIKV